A stretch of DNA from Anopheles nili chromosome 2, idAnoNiliSN_F5_01, whole genome shotgun sequence:
ATGTAgaacgcgcaaaaaaaaaacacgcgcagaatcgccatttttttatgcttctctaTGTacgcttgtgttttttttgcaccgtttgACGTTCATGCTTTGCGTGCTACGTGTGACCACTAACAATACTTTACGCAAACTGCTGTACATAATGAAGCGTTGTAGTGCTTTAAAactcattttaaaatgcacttGTCCTTTACGATTTACTGCGCATTTCGGGGATCCAAAGCCGCCCTTCACGACGCAGTTCGAACTGCATTTCATTGACACTAGCTTTATGGTTATACTCGGAACTAAGGTACAAATGCGCTCCTTCCGGGAGGGTTACGAAGGCCAGGCGGTGCTATTTCTCGTGCTAAGCTTCTattttgctctattttttttaaataaacctCGGTTAAAACATAcccgtgtttgtgtttcgaaGTTATTAACACGCTCATCTTGCGTATCTAATTGGATGTCCTTATGGTTTTAATAtcgcttttttgtgtatgttgtCTCAATTTAACTTTGTATTAAGTTGCACATGTTCGTATTTCGCACCAACGGTTGTATATTTTTCTAGTTTGGTTAAACAATTAGTCAAATAGGTTTATGGCAGGCTGCAGGTACATTTCTATGGCAACAATGCTTCTTAAATTTGCTCACGCGTTTCATCCACTCATCCATTGCAATAATgcacactcacaaacacacccacatcAGCACTGCACTCCGGGGATGGTATCCTACCGCACACAGAACACAGGCAGCGTGCTACCCTAAATAACCCGGCCCTGAATCTACCGCTTCCGTTGCAGGTGCACACTCACTGGACCGTTCTAGCGTTAGGAACTGGTACCCGGACAAGCTCACTGTTGAGCGGAACACCTGCGGAACGTTGCCTACCCGTGGGGACTTTGCACGTACGTACCGAACCGGTGCTGACTACGAGCCACCGAAGGCTCTGATGACGGGAAACTTCTCGAGCCCGTCTGCAAGCCCGGTTGTACCTGTCACACCAGACCCCAACAGTCTGTACGCGATCCCGAACAAACCGAAACCCCTGACGGTCGGACGGAGTGTCCTGCCAAGGCCAACGGATCGCAGCCTACGCACTATCCTGGCCGAGCAGAGCGAACTGTCACCGATCCGGCCATGCCAAACGAATCCCTTCAGGACGTCAACCCCATCGAAGGCTGACGAGGACGCACCGGTGCTGTTGGGTGGTGTCCATCACCCATCCCACAGGCTGCTGAACAGCTCCACCTCCGTGAGGTCCTTGGGCAGCTCGCCAGTGCACTCGGGCAGATCAACTCCACGTGAGATGCTTGAACCGCAGACACCTCGTGGGCGGCATAGCTGGGCATCGAATAGTGTAGAAATTCCGAAGACCTGCTCGGACCGGCTGGGGACACCCAAGACGAGCCTAATGGACTTCAAAAAGCTGCTACTGGCACACGGCACTAAATCGCACGCCAGCCCAGGCTCGAAGTTGTCCGCAGTTGAGCTGCTGAAGAAAAGCAAGGAGACGGCCAACAACCCTCGTCCTAAAGATGGCCAACCTGTTGGTTCTCCTGGCATGGCGATCCTGGACATGTCGGCGTCACCCAAGATGTACAGCTTCCGGCGGATGGCCCAGCAGGGTGGGTATGGTGGCTCGCCGACGAAGACTGGTAGTGGCAAGGGTTCGGTGGCACGATCTAACTGGCGGTACAACAATATGCGTACTGGCGTCATCTCAACGGCCATTCCGGAGGCAAACAGTGAAGAGGACATCTTGCCAGTGGACCGGAATTCGAGTGTCGAAGCGCATCATTCCGTTAAAGGGAGCCCACGAGCTGTGCGCGAGGACGACGTGGTGGAGAAAAGTTGTAGTTTTAAGGAGAACATCTTCCTCAAGGAGGACGAGAACAATTTCATGCGTGGGGAAGTGCCACGGTTAGCGAAAACGTTGGccggattttccaccagcgacGGATCACGGGCCAGTGGCCGGCTGGTGAAAGATATGGCCGCCAAGCTGATGTCACGGGACCAAGAGGCCGGAGAGGTCATCTCAACTGACCTGCAGATGGCTTCGAAACAAGCTGCAGCAGCGGCGGCCCTTGAGACAGCACTTTAGGCCCGTCCATAGAGCATTTTCCTAAGAGTGTTCAATCCTTTGACCAATAATTGGTGGAGGACATCGTACAtgctgcgggaaaaaaacgcaccccagcAGTCGCTTTCTCTTTAGCTTCTCTCATCGAGCCTGCCTGAACACCGTTCGCCCTTCGGAGCAGTGCGGTGTAGAATAggtgtatcttttttttttacgcgcgCGTTTGGGTCGTGTTGTATTTATCTTTATTTAttctaatttatttcacgTTTTTGTTCGTCTGTTGTTTAggtatttatattttaaagcaaattttGGCAGCTTCTCTCGCGTGGGCTCTTGCAAATTCGATTTCTTTTATATGTTGACGTTACTCGGCCCACCATTTACGCTTAGACGACTGATTTTTTGCTCTATCGCTCAAGTGATTCTTTCAAGAGATTTGCAAATCCTGATAGAATCCTGAAAGTTCCATTTCATCCCGCGAATGAGAGCACCCGTGACGAATACTTGCGCAATGATTTCGATAGTTTGTTAAGCCAAAATTGTCATAAGAATAAAATATGCTCGATTCGTGAGCAAGGGCAAGGATATAGCATGCTGGCTTGCTACGATCCCAGTGCCAACCCAGACCCGTAGAAAATGTAACGAAACTCCCACGTGATAGGagacaaaattcaaaacaaaaacaacattatttCGAATCGCTTGTGGTGTTGTCCAAAATCAAGTATTATCAAAAGAGGCGCCCAAATTGCTGAAATTAGACATATTCGATATagtttcatatcaaggctaTAGCGTTTAAGGCTTATCGTATGCATTTACATTCTCCTTCTTATTAGGTTTGGTTTCGCCGAATGTGTAGCGACTTTCGAACGCTAAGCTGTGTTGCGAACGGTTGATGAATGAGAATCGTCCTGACTATTGTTGCATTATTGAATGAGACATATTTAAACgaagcaattaaaataaagcatATACATATTTAGCAATTAAGCCATACCTGAATCTTTACAATACGATGTATTTGTATTGTGTTGTAAACTTAAGCGTTTAATATCTATCATATCCACATCTATTCCTCCGCTTGTACCTTAAATGCTTTGTTTAGTTTGATGACCTACGGTTAACGGCTGTACCCTTGTCATGAAAATTGTTGAACAATTTACAGTTTGGTAAACTACACGCgaaaaaatgagaaattgCTCCAGCGTGTAACTGCTAAATGAGCTTATATATATTTCTCCTGCACCTATTTGAAAATCGAGAAGTAGATgggtataataattttatcttATTAGATCCACGTTATGCAGGTTTGACTGTTATTATTGAATGAGTTctctaaaataaaaaaaacagcaaatattTAGTTCTCTTGTCATTCATATTTCTATATTTGTGGTACAAGTACAATTAGGCTTATAgattgagaaagaaaacattattattGATTTAGTTCTTCGGGTTAAGCTGCGGAGGAGCTGCGTTCATTACCGGAGGCCGCATCCCAAGTCCCATCGGAGGCATTCCCATTGTTGGCACCATCATCGGAGGTGGGCGCATTCCCATCATTGGCGGCGGAAGCGGTCCATTCGGGCCCATCAGTAGCGGTGGTGCGCCAGCGGGCATGCCAGGCATTATGCCTGGCCTTGGCGGCATGTTCATTGTCGGAGGTGGAATGGATATGTTCGGCTTTGGTGGTCCAGTGGCAAACGGATTCGGAGCTATCTTTCCTGCTTTATATGCGGCTGTCGTTGCATCGATGAGATGCTGAGCTTGCTCCTCCATCCATTTCTGGTAGTAGAATTTAACGTTGTCCTTGTGTTTACGTCCAGTGCAATGCGTTTTCCGAACACTTGGGGAATCGTGTGTAAGATAGGTATCACAATAATCGCAATAATATTTCGGCATCGTACTAAGTTTAGCTACACAAtgaaagtaaacaaataatattagTTTCTCGCCTAGCTATCGTTCCACGATTGACAGTTGTCAATGTTAGTTTGATATATCTTGTTTGAATTTAAACTCTTATGGAAAAACTTAAGTTAAGTAGTTCTAATTAGctgaaaattgattgattttcatcaaatttgaatttagaATAAATCCAATATAAAAATGTTCGTGAAATGTTTTTCAGCATTGAAATTTAGTTTCATCTGGAATTGATCTAGATCAATTTATAAGCTCCCTGGAGTAGAATAGAATACAGCTCAAATGATTGACTGAATATTGTTTACAATGTGCGTCGTAAACATTAAGGTACTTGTTTCGGCTCAAATAGTGCCTTATTGTACTGTAGATTCATGAATGTTCTTGAACAAATCGTCAAGGTAAAATGTTGGTCAAAACGAGTTGTCTGATCTTTCAATCATTTAGATTCGTCAGCTACAGTCGGCTTGGTAAGGAATACGTGTGTGCGATAGTATAAATGATGATTGTAGCTAACATAGTGTCTTTTATGTCGAACGCACAAGcaatattgtaaaaaaatcaattggcAGTTATACGGTCAATCATGGGCTGCCTAAAAAGGCacttattgaatttattataaaatatctaaTATCATCTCGGATGGCTAGGTATTCGATTGGA
This window harbors:
- the LOC128732056 gene encoding U1 small nuclear ribonucleoprotein C produces the protein MPKYYCDYCDTYLTHDSPSVRKTHCTGRKHKDNVKFYYQKWMEEQAQHLIDATTAAYKAGKIAPNPFATGPPKPNISIPPPTMNMPPRPGIMPGMPAGAPPLLMGPNGPLPPPMMGMRPPPMMVPTMGMPPMGLGMRPPVMNAAPPQLNPKN